DNA from Chitinophaga pendula:
GCTTATCCCAAAAATGCAATAGTGAGGCCATATCGATCTTTCAAAAATATATACACACCAGAATTCAATACATTTGCAGCTATGCGTTTTCTCTTCCTGGCCCTCCTGCTGAGTGTAGCAACCATCGCCAACGGTCAACAAAAAGTTTATGACTTCAACCCCAGGTGTAAACAAGCCTTCGACGCCATCATGGCCCTGCGAATAGAAGATGGAAAAGCACTCCTCCAAACCGAAAAACAAGAACATCCCGATAACCTCATCCCTTACTTCCTCGACAACTACGCCGACTTCTTCCCCCTCTTCTTTAACGAAGACCCACAAGAATACGCTAACCGCAAAAAATCCCGCAACGAACGCCTGAACAAAATGGCCGAAGGCCCCGACAACTCACCATACTTCCTCTACACACAGGCCGCCATCAAATTCCAATGGGCCATGATCAAAGTGAAATATGGCGAAAAATGGGACGCCGTATGGGAAATACGCAAAGCTTATATCACCCTCAAAGACAACCAACGCCGGTTCCCCCAGTTCCAACCCAACAACATGCTGCTCGGTACCATGCAAACCGTCTTCGGTACCATACCCGAAGGATATAAATGGATCACCAACATACTGGGCCTCAAAGGAAGCCTCCGCCAGGGAATGACCACCCTCCAGTCTTTCATCGATAGCAGCGCTCCCACCGCCATGCTCTTCAAAGACGAATCCTATTACTACTACTGCTACCTCAAACTATTCATAGAAAATAAACCCGAAGACGTATGGCAGTTCATCCAACGCAAACAACTGGATACAAAAAATAATTACCTCTTCGCCCTAATGGTCGGTAACCTCGCCCTCAACAACCAAAAAGCATCCATGGGCATCAAAGTACTGACCGAAAGAAACGATAGCGCCGAATACGCCGATATCGAATACCATAACTACCTCTTCGGCCTGCTCAAACTCACCCGCCTCGATAAAGATGCCAACATATACCTCGAAAAGTTCATCCGCAACTTTAAAGGCAAATTCTACGTCAAAGAAGCCCTCCAAAGACTCAGCTGGTACTACTACCTCCAGGGCAATATGGAAGCCGCCAATAAATACCGCGAACAAATACTCTCCAGGGGTAACACCGAAACCGATGCCGATAAACAAGCCCTCAAAGAGGCCAAAAGCGGCAAATGGCCAGACCCCCTGCTCCTCAAAACAAGATTACTCAGCGATGGCGGCTTTTTCAACGATGCCCTCAAACTCCTCCAATCCAAAAAAGCCGCCGACTTCCCCCAAATGGAAGGCAAACTCGAATACGCCTACCGCCTCGGCCGCATCTACGACGAACTGGGAATGGACGATAAAGCCATCAACATGTACGAAGCCACCATCAAAGTAGGCACCAACCGCCCCGAATACTTTGCGGCCAGAGCATCCCTCCAAATGGCTTATATCTACGAAAAACGACACGATAAAGCCAAAGCCCTCCAGTACTTCCAGACCTGCCTCGACATGAAAGGCCACGACTACAAAAACTCCCTCGATCAACGCTCTAAAGCCGGCATCCAACGCGTCAACGGCAATTAGGCATTATCATACCTTATAGGTACCGATTTAAGTACTTATTTACGTACTTTAGATTATAATATGGAAGTTGTTAACTTACACGCAGTTTAGACAATCACTGAAAATGTATCTGGATAATGTTTCCAAAAACCAGGATACTTTGATAGTGCCTCGAAGCGATGGAGAAAGCGTAGTAATAATCTCCCTGGAGGAGTATAATTCTTATCAGGAGACATTACACCTCATGAAAACAGAAAAGAACAGAACTCATTTAACAGAACCGCCTGGGAAGATTATATCATTATGATTAACATTCGACTGAAAAAATATTAAATATATGAATGAAGGCAGTCTCTTTAAAGGCTGCTTTTTTGTTGCTGCTCTTCTGAAAAAATGAACTCACCCTCCCCACAATTACAAGAGAACGAAAACATAAAATTGTCACCTCAAAATTGTAGCTTAATTTTAGCTACGCATTTACATAACGCAGTGAAGCGCTTATTTTGGTTTCCCTATGTTACAAAGACTAACTGTTAAGAACTACGCTATTATCGATCATCTGGAGATAGATTTCTCCGGCAACTTCAATGTGATCACCGGTGAAACAGGAGCTGGCAAATCCATCCTCCTCGGCGCATTATCCCTCATCCTCGGCGAAAGAGCCGATCCCGGTGTACTGTTTGATAAAAACGGTAAATGCGTCATAGAAGGACTTTTCAAAGTAAAACAAACACGCATCGCCGATTTCTTCCACCGCCATGAACTCGACCTCGAAGACGCCCTCATCATCCGCCGCGAAATCAGCGCCGCCGGCAAATCCCGCGCCTTCGTCAACGATACACCCGTCAACCTGTCCCAGCTCTCCGAACTGAGCCAGCACCTCGTCGACCTCCACCAACAGTTCGATACCCTCGAACTCGAAAAATCCGACTTCCAGCGCGAAGTAGTAGATGCCCTCGTCAACAAACCCGAACAACTACTACAATACCAGCAAACCTATCAACGATACCTGCTGGTATTAAAACAGCTGAAACAACTACAGGACCAAAGAGACAACGCCAACAAAGAACTCGATTATAACAAATTCCTGCTCGACGAACTCGATGAAGCCGCCTTCACCGAAAATGAGATCGAACAACTCGATGAAGAACTCAAAGTACTCAGCCACGCCGAAGAGATCAAAAACATCCTGACTAAAGTATACTACCAGCTGGAAGAAGAGGAACAACCCATCGTACAACAGCTCAAACAAATACAATCCTCCCTGCAGGCACTCTCCGAATACCATAAGGACGTGCCCACCATCGCAGACAGACTCCTGTCCGCATACGTCGAACTGCAGGACATCGCCTCCGATGTAGAACGTATTAACCACCAGATACACTACGATGGCGCCCGCATAGAACAAGTCAACGAACGGCTCGCACTCGGCTACCGCCTCCTCAAAAAACATAGCCTCTCCGATACCGCCAGCCTCATCACCCTCCGAGATCAACTCACCCAACGAGTAGATAGCGTACTCAATCTCGACGAACAACTCGCGCAACTCGAAAAAGACCAGGCCGCCCTCGAACAGTCCCTCCGGCAAATGGCCACCACCATCACCACCAACCGCCAGAAACAGGTCGCACCGTTCGAAAAACAAGTCAACGCCCTCCTGGCACAGGTAGGCATGCCCAACGCCCGCCTCCGCGCAGATATCACCCCCGGCCCCCTCAACCCATACGGCCAGGATCGCATCGAATTCCTCTTCGATGCCAATAAAAGCAACCAGTTCGCCCCCATACGCAAAGTAGCCTCCGGTGGAGAACTTAGCCGCCTCATGCTCTGCATCAAATCACTGGTCGCACAGTCCGTCGCACTACCCACCCTCATATTCGACGAAATAGATACCGGCATCTCCGGCGAAGCAGCCCGGCAGGTAGGTATCATCCTGAAAGACCTCGCCAAAGGCCACCAGATCATCTGTATCACCCACCAACCACAGATCGCCGGCCGCGCCGATGCACACTACTTCGTCTACAAAGACGCCAAAGCCGATAAGGTCCACACACGGGTACGACTGCTCGAACAGGAAGAACGCATCAATAAGATCGCTCAAATGCTCAGCGGCGAAAAACCCACCGCCGCCGCCCTCGAGAATGCCCGCGAAATGGTCAGATAATCCCCCCTATATCCACCTGTATGTCCTGAAAGCCCCTGTAGTGGCTTAAAAGGCATATTCTTGTTTTTATATGTTGGAATTTAATTATAACGACTATTTTTGCCGAAATTAATTTAAGACCACATGGCTCATAATTTATTACAAGGAAAGAAGGGTATCATATTTGGCGCACTGGACGAAAAATCCATCGCTTGGAAAACGGCCCTGCGTTGTGTAGAGCAAGGTGCGGAGATCGTACTCACCAACGCACCGATCGCGCTGCGCATGGGAGAGATCAACAAACTGGCAGAGATCTGTAAAGCGCCTGTAATCCCGGCAGATGTGACCAATATGGACGACATAAAGAACCTGTTCACCAAAACAATGGAACACTTCGGCGGCGGCGTAGACTTTATACTCCACTCCATCGGAATGAGCATGAACATGCGCAAAGGAAAGTCCTATACAGAACTGGACTACGACTTCAATCATAAAACGATGGATATATCCGCCATCTCCCTCCACCGCGTACTGCAAACCGCCTACCAAATGGATGCCATCAACGAATGGGGCTCCGTTGTCGCACTCACCTACATCGCCGCTCAACGAGTATTCCCACACTACAGCGAAATGGCCGATGCCAAATCCCTCCTCGAATCCATCTCCCGTAGCTTCGGATTCCACTATGGCGTTAAAAAACATGTACGTATCAATACCATCTCTCAGTCACCTACAAAAACAACCGCCGGTAGCGGCGTAAAAGGTTTCGACGTATTCGTTGACTACGCCGAAAAAATGAGCCCCCTAGGCAACGCTACCGCCGAACAATGCGCTGATTACACCGTAACATTATTCTCCGATCTCACCCGCATGGTCACTATGCAGAACCTGTTCCACGATGGTGGATTCTCCTTCACAGGTATCTCCCAGATCATCGCTAACGATATGGAAAAACTCCAGGAGAACCAATAATAACCACTCCTGTATAAAATATTCAAAGCCTCTTAGCTGTTACCACAATACACAGCTAAGAGGCTTTATCCATTAAATACATCCCAATATACCCCCCCTCCCCAACCCTCACAGATCAGTTGACACAAATCAGATCACTTGACACAAAAAAAGCCGTCCCCGGCAGGGAGCGGCTCAGTTCTTTTAGCATAGGCTGTTGAGGAAATTACAACAGGGAGAAATGCCTAATATTCGTCCTCATTAAAAAAGAAGTCATCTTGCGACGGATAATCAGACCAGATATCTTCTATTCCCTCGTAAATTTCACCCTCATCCTCCAGTTCCTGCAAATTTTCAATCACTTCAATCGGTGCACCGGAACGGATGGCGTAGTCGATGAGTTCGTCTTTTGTAGCTGGCCATGGAGCATCCTCCAGGTACGAAGCTAATTCTAATGTCCAGTACATGTTATTAAAAGTTTTACTTTCTGAATTTTCGCAAAAGTATTATTTAATTTGAAATAAACAACTATTACTATTTTAACGGTTAATTACTTTTCTTTGAGTATGCTTACCGCTCGCAACATTACCAAAAATTATTCCAACTTACACGTTCTGAAGGGAGTAGACGTGACAGTACAACAGGGAGAGATCGTAACCATCGTCGGTTCATCCGGCGCCGGCAAAAGTACTTTACTGCATATACTAGGTACCCTCGATACCCCCTCCACAGGAGAGGTATGGCTACACAATACCAACATCACCGCCCTCAAAGGAAACGCCCTCGCCGACTTCAGAAATCAACATATCGGCTTCATCTTCCAGTTCCATCACCTCCTCCCCGAATTCACCGCCCTGGAAAATGTCTCCATACCCGGATATATCGCCGGCAAAAAAAACCACCAAATAAAAGAAAAAGCCAAATTCCTGCTCGAAACACTAGGCCTCAAAGACCGGATGGACCATAAACCCACCCAACTCTCCGGTGGCGAACAACAACGCGTAGCCGTAGCCAGAGCCCTTATCAACGATCCCGCCATCATCATGGCCGACGAACCAACCGGTAACCTCGACTCCAAAAAC
Protein-coding regions in this window:
- a CDS encoding DUF2795 domain-containing protein, producing the protein MYWTLELASYLEDAPWPATKDELIDYAIRSGAPIEVIENLQELEDEGEIYEGIEDIWSDYPSQDDFFFNEDEY
- a CDS encoding enoyl-ACP reductase FabI, giving the protein MAHNLLQGKKGIIFGALDEKSIAWKTALRCVEQGAEIVLTNAPIALRMGEINKLAEICKAPVIPADVTNMDDIKNLFTKTMEHFGGGVDFILHSIGMSMNMRKGKSYTELDYDFNHKTMDISAISLHRVLQTAYQMDAINEWGSVVALTYIAAQRVFPHYSEMADAKSLLESISRSFGFHYGVKKHVRINTISQSPTKTTAGSGVKGFDVFVDYAEKMSPLGNATAEQCADYTVTLFSDLTRMVTMQNLFHDGGFSFTGISQIIANDMEKLQENQ
- the recN gene encoding DNA repair protein RecN, coding for MLQRLTVKNYAIIDHLEIDFSGNFNVITGETGAGKSILLGALSLILGERADPGVLFDKNGKCVIEGLFKVKQTRIADFFHRHELDLEDALIIRREISAAGKSRAFVNDTPVNLSQLSELSQHLVDLHQQFDTLELEKSDFQREVVDALVNKPEQLLQYQQTYQRYLLVLKQLKQLQDQRDNANKELDYNKFLLDELDEAAFTENEIEQLDEELKVLSHAEEIKNILTKVYYQLEEEEQPIVQQLKQIQSSLQALSEYHKDVPTIADRLLSAYVELQDIASDVERINHQIHYDGARIEQVNERLALGYRLLKKHSLSDTASLITLRDQLTQRVDSVLNLDEQLAQLEKDQAALEQSLRQMATTITTNRQKQVAPFEKQVNALLAQVGMPNARLRADITPGPLNPYGQDRIEFLFDANKSNQFAPIRKVASGGELSRLMLCIKSLVAQSVALPTLIFDEIDTGISGEAARQVGIILKDLAKGHQIICITHQPQIAGRADAHYFVYKDAKADKVHTRVRLLEQEERINKIAQMLSGEKPTAAALENAREMVR
- a CDS encoding type II toxin-antitoxin system Phd/YefM family antitoxin produces the protein MLTYTQFRQSLKMYLDNVSKNQDTLIVPRSDGESVVIISLEEYNSYQETLHLMKTEKNRTHLTEPPGKIISL
- a CDS encoding tetratricopeptide repeat protein, producing the protein MRFLFLALLLSVATIANGQQKVYDFNPRCKQAFDAIMALRIEDGKALLQTEKQEHPDNLIPYFLDNYADFFPLFFNEDPQEYANRKKSRNERLNKMAEGPDNSPYFLYTQAAIKFQWAMIKVKYGEKWDAVWEIRKAYITLKDNQRRFPQFQPNNMLLGTMQTVFGTIPEGYKWITNILGLKGSLRQGMTTLQSFIDSSAPTAMLFKDESYYYYCYLKLFIENKPEDVWQFIQRKQLDTKNNYLFALMVGNLALNNQKASMGIKVLTERNDSAEYADIEYHNYLFGLLKLTRLDKDANIYLEKFIRNFKGKFYVKEALQRLSWYYYLQGNMEAANKYREQILSRGNTETDADKQALKEAKSGKWPDPLLLKTRLLSDGGFFNDALKLLQSKKAADFPQMEGKLEYAYRLGRIYDELGMDDKAINMYEATIKVGTNRPEYFAARASLQMAYIYEKRHDKAKALQYFQTCLDMKGHDYKNSLDQRSKAGIQRVNGN
- a CDS encoding ABC transporter ATP-binding protein, translated to MLTARNITKNYSNLHVLKGVDVTVQQGEIVTIVGSSGAGKSTLLHILGTLDTPSTGEVWLHNTNITALKGNALADFRNQHIGFIFQFHHLLPEFTALENVSIPGYIAGKKNHQIKEKAKFLLETLGLKDRMDHKPTQLSGGEQQRVAVARALINDPAIIMADEPTGNLDSKNARELHNLFFDLRDQFKQTFIIVTHNEELAPLSDRQLVMKDGKIIN